From the genome of Trichosurus vulpecula isolate mTriVul1 chromosome 6, mTriVul1.pri, whole genome shotgun sequence:
TTGAATATAAGTATCAGAACAGGCCAAGGCAACCAAAGGAACATCGTCACAATAAAAGTGATTAATTACATTAGAGGCACAAAAGGATAAGTGGAATGTAACAATGGTCTGTAGGATTCCAACACACAAGCCATAAGTATAAGTGGTTGCAACCATTGGAATACAGGCTTTTTGAGACATGAGTAATGTATAGTGTAGGGGATTGCAGATGGCAACATAGCGGTCATAGGCCATGACTGACAGGAGGAAGACCTCACAAACGACAAATGTAATGAAACAGCACATCTGAGTGGCACATCCAACGAAGGATATCCTTTTAACCTTTTGCATGAAGTTCACCAGCATGTTTGGGGTGATAGAGGAAGTGTAGCAGAAGTCAACAAAAGCCAGATGACTAAGGAAAAAGTACATAGGGGTGTGAAGTTGAGGACTGATCTGGATTAAAACAATCAATCCAAGGTTTCCCATAGCACTGATCACATAAATCATTAGAAAGAGACCCAAGAGGAAAGGCTGGAGCTCTATATTATCTGTAAGGCCTAGAAGAATAAACTCAGTCAGCATTGAGTGGTTGCTTTTAGCCATAGAATGGCTCAGTAGAGAAAGAGAATGCTAAGTTATCCTGGTTTTTGTTAGAGTCCAGGGGATATCAAGATATGCCTCCTAGTCAACTCTCTTTAGCTGGACAGAGAGCTGTTTTCTGCATTTCAACCCTAGGCAATTTACTCCATGAAGACCTTTCAGTCAGGTATCTTTTC
Proteins encoded in this window:
- the LOC118854225 gene encoding olfactory receptor 5AL1-like, whose protein sequence is MAKSNHSMLTEFILLGLTDNIELQPFLLGLFLMIYVISAMGNLGLIVLIQISPQLHTPMYFFLSHLAFVDFCYTSSITPNMLVNFMQKVKRISFVGCATQMCCFITFVVCEVFLLSVMAYDRYVAICNPLHYTLLMSQKACIPMVATTYTYGLCVGILQTIVTFHLSFCASNVINHFYCDDVPLVALACSDTYIQRLLIFIFAGVNTLLSLLIVLVSYLFILFAILRMNSAKGKQKAFSTCASHMVSLIMFYGTVIFTYLKPKSNHSWDIDKVTSVFYTVMIPMLNPFIYSLRNKEVKSALQKVLGKVCSKIK